A genomic window from Eptesicus fuscus isolate TK198812 chromosome 19, DD_ASM_mEF_20220401, whole genome shotgun sequence includes:
- the LOC103287589 gene encoding NADH dehydrogenase [ubiquinone] 1 beta subcomplex subunit 9 isoform X4 encodes MAFSAPGAYLTHQQKVLRLYKRALRHLESFCVHRDKYRYFACLMRARFDEHKNEKDMVKATRLLREAEEEFWHNQHPQPYIFPDSPGGTSYERYECYKVPEWCLDDWHPSEKAMYPDYFAKREQWKKLRRESWEREVKQLQAETPVGGPFTEALPPARKEGDLPPLWWHIVTRPRERPT; translated from the exons ATGGCGTTCTCGGCGCCGGGGGCCTACCTGACGCACCAGCAGAAGGTGCTGCGGCTTTATAAGCGGGCGCTGCGCCACCTGGAGTCCTTTTGCGTCCACAG GGACAAATACCGGTACTTCGCTTGTTTGATGAGAGCTCGGTTTGACGAACATAAGAATGAAAAGGATATGGTGAAGGCCACCCGGCTGCTGAGGGAGGCGGAGGAAGAATTCTGGCACAATCAGCATCCTCAGCCATACATCTTCCCCGACTCTCCTGGGGGCACCTCCTATGAGAGATACGAGTGTTACAAG GTTCCTGAGTGGTGCCTAGATGACTGGCATCCTTCTGAGAAGGCAATGTATCCTGATTACTTTGCCAAGAGAGAGCAATGGAAGAAACTGCGGAGGGAAAGCTGGGAGCGAGAG GTTAAGCAGCTGCAGGCGGAAACCCCAGTTGGTGGTCCCTTCACTGAAGCTTTGCCCCCTGCCCGAAAGGAAGGTGATTTGCCCCCACTGTGGTGGCATATTGTGACCAGGCCCCGGGAGCGGCCCacatag
- the LOC103287589 gene encoding NADH dehydrogenase [ubiquinone] 1 beta subcomplex subunit 9 isoform X5: MRARFDEHKNEKDMVKATRLLREAEEEFWHNQHPQPYIFPDSPGGTSYERYECYKVPEWCLDDWHPSEKAMYPDYFAKREQWKKLRRESWEREVKQLQAETPVGGPFTEALPPARKEGDLPPLWWHIVTRPRERPT; encoded by the exons ATGAGAGCTCGGTTTGACGAACATAAGAATGAAAAGGATATGGTGAAGGCCACCCGGCTGCTGAGGGAGGCGGAGGAAGAATTCTGGCACAATCAGCATCCTCAGCCATACATCTTCCCCGACTCTCCTGGGGGCACCTCCTATGAGAGATACGAGTGTTACAAG GTTCCTGAGTGGTGCCTAGATGACTGGCATCCTTCTGAGAAGGCAATGTATCCTGATTACTTTGCCAAGAGAGAGCAATGGAAGAAACTGCGGAGGGAAAGCTGGGAGCGAGAG GTTAAGCAGCTGCAGGCGGAAACCCCAGTTGGTGGTCCCTTCACTGAAGCTTTGCCCCCTGCCCGAAAGGAAGGTGATTTGCCCCCACTGTGGTGGCATATTGTGACCAGGCCCCGGGAGCGGCCCacatag